The Boseongicola sp. DNA segment TCGAAATCCGCGATGCCTAAAGATTAACGAAGTCAAAATGCTCCGTTCGCAGGCACCGACGTAATACCGACGTGATACCGACGCGATACAGACACGGGAAATATCTCCGAAATTTGCCAAATTCGATCCGAAAAATCGATGTTCAGAACGTCCGGCGACGGCGAGGACCCAGGCGTTGCCTCCATCTGATCCCACGCAGTCACCACCGCTCAGAGATTTCAAACCCGTGCGCCATATCTTCTAGATCGCCGCGAATGAAAACTTCATCTCGGACGAAATCGAGAGACGTCCCATTACGACCAAGGGCGACTATCTAAGCGTCAGTCCTTTCAGTTCATCCCTTTGCGCTTCTACGAGCGTCAAGCAGTTCGTCAATTGCAGTTTTGGCAAAAGAAAGTTCTGGTTTCTGCCGACTTGGGGTTGATGATTTGCACGGCTGTCCTGCTCCAAGAATGTATTTCACCGTGAACTTGGATCGGCAAGGCGTTCATCAAAAATATATATTCATTACAATGATATAGATATGGTGAAGTCGAGGACAGACAGTCGCAAGATCTTACGATTGACAAAGAAATGCCTCCTGCGGGGGCGACTGAAAACGACCAACAAACGACGTATTTGGATAGTTTCCAACATTCTAATCAGATTAACTGGAGGGCAATGAAACCCCAGAAAGTAGCAGGCTTCCGGGCCGACGATATGGCCTTTTAGAACGGAGAAAACAATGACAATTTCCCCCGACGCAATCATCATCGGAACAGGCGTCATTGGCACGGCGACCGCTTTCGAGATGGCAAAAGCCGGCTTCAAAACGCTCTCTTTGGACCGAAATACCCAGATCGGCCACGGCTCTACTGCAGGTTCATGCGCTATCATTCGCATGCATTACTCCACCTTTGACGGCACGGCTTTCGCATGGGAAGGGTATCACTACTGGCGCGACTGGCAGACCTATCTGGGACTGGACGACACAGCAAACTTAGCCGAGTTCCGCGAGTGCGGATGCATGGTCATGAAGACAGCCGAGAACGATTATCTATCCAAACACGCCAAGAATTCACGAGACTTGAACATTCCAATCGAAGAGTGGGACGCCAAGCAAGTCACCGATCGTATGCCGATCTACCAGCTTGATAGTTACTTTCCTCCGAAGTCGCGCGATGATGACGAGTTCGGGCAAACCAATGGCGGCAAATTGAAAGGCGCGGTTTATTGGCCGAACGGCGGTTATGTCACTGACCCGGCGCTGTCTTCGCAAAACCTGGCCGACGCCGCGCGCGCACATGGTGCCGAATTTCGTATGGGTGTGGAAGTATCTGAAATATTGCAAGAAAATGGGCGTGTTCAGGGATTGAAGCTTTCGACAGGTGAAGAAATACGCGCTCCTATCGTGATCAATGTTGCAGGCCCAGGCTCGGCGATCATCAATGAATTGGCTGGAGTTGTTGATGAAATGACCATTTCAACACGTCCTTTGCGCCAAGAGGTCGTTCACGTGCCGTCTCCAGAGGGTTTTGACTTCGAAGGTACGGCCCCCGTCGTTTCTGACAATGATATCGGTGTCTACATTCGCCCGGAACACGGCAATCACATCTTGATTGGTTCTGAAGATCCCGAATGTGATGAGCATTACTGGACAGAAAACGACACCGACTATGATCGCAACTTTACCGAACAATGGACAACACAAGCTATGCGCTATGCCCAACGGGTTCCGTCGTTGGGTATACCGTCCAAAACCCGTGAAGTTGTTGACCTTTATGATGCGTCAACGGATTGGATACCAATCTACGATAAATCCAGCCTCGGGGGATTCTACATGGCCTGCGGCACCAGCGGGAACCAATACAAGAACGCACCAATTGCGGGCAAGATGATGGCGGCGTTGGTGGAATACTGCGAAGCGGGCAACGATCACGACGCAAATCCGCTGACATTCCGACTGCCGTATATCGGTTTGGACATTGATGTTGGATTTTACTCCCGAAAGCGAGAAATCAACACGGAGTCGAGTTTTTCAGTTCTCGGTTAAACCCAAGCTGACCGCCCAGATCGGATCGTTGGCGATCTTCACATTGCACGCTCAAGCCGCGCTGATAGTGCTGCTCATGGATAATTCGAATGAAAGCGTCAAAGAGATTTGACTCGAGTTCCTGACCGCTCGACAGAAACCAGAAAAGCGAAAGCGCATCTCAAATTCTGATTTTGCGTTGTCCTGACAAAGTAATTGGGCAGGCCTGAAACTGGGTGCATCAAAGAATGGCAGGAATACCGAGCTCTCTGAAGGTAGGTCTTATCTATGCCTATGACCCAGTGCAAAAGCCAAATCCCCATCCTCAAAAGAAAAACTGAACAAGGGCGAGTATTTGATGGTGCCCGGGGGCGGAATCGAACCACCGACACGAGGATTTTCAATCCACTGCTCTACCCCTGAGCTACCCGGGCACGGGATGGCATCAATGTGCCGCTTCTCAGTCCGCTGCCTTCTAATTGGCTGTTCTCGGACTGTCCAGTGGTGGAATGCGAAATTTTCAGTGGTGTAACGGAGGTTTGGAAGACTCGATGGTTGGCGCGATTTCATTGACGTCTTCGTCGCCCTCAGGGAGGGAATAACTCTCTGTCAACCAACGCCCGAGATCCACGTCGGCGCAGCGTCGAGAGCAAAATGGCTTGTAATCAGTTGCGGGTTCTTTTTTGCATATCGGGCAACTCACGGCAGCACCTCAAAAAGCGGCAAACGCTCTCGTTTTCGCTGGATTTCCAGATGCCCAAAAGGTGTCC contains these protein-coding regions:
- a CDS encoding FAD-dependent oxidoreductase, translating into MTISPDAIIIGTGVIGTATAFEMAKAGFKTLSLDRNTQIGHGSTAGSCAIIRMHYSTFDGTAFAWEGYHYWRDWQTYLGLDDTANLAEFRECGCMVMKTAENDYLSKHAKNSRDLNIPIEEWDAKQVTDRMPIYQLDSYFPPKSRDDDEFGQTNGGKLKGAVYWPNGGYVTDPALSSQNLADAARAHGAEFRMGVEVSEILQENGRVQGLKLSTGEEIRAPIVINVAGPGSAIINELAGVVDEMTISTRPLRQEVVHVPSPEGFDFEGTAPVVSDNDIGVYIRPEHGNHILIGSEDPECDEHYWTENDTDYDRNFTEQWTTQAMRYAQRVPSLGIPSKTREVVDLYDASTDWIPIYDKSSLGGFYMACGTSGNQYKNAPIAGKMMAALVEYCEAGNDHDANPLTFRLPYIGLDIDVGFYSRKREINTESSFSVLG
- the yacG gene encoding DNA gyrase inhibitor YacG, which codes for MSCPICKKEPATDYKPFCSRRCADVDLGRWLTESYSLPEGDEDVNEIAPTIESSKPPLHH